A window of the Hypomesus transpacificus isolate Combined female chromosome 10, fHypTra1, whole genome shotgun sequence genome harbors these coding sequences:
- the LOC124472272 gene encoding transcription factor AP-1-like: protein MPTKMEATFYDESVNGSSSQHGGMGGYGFNPKTMKQSMTLNLNDPKNFKPQLRAKAIDILTSPDVGLLKLASPELERLIIQSCNGLTTPTPTQFLCPKNITDEQEGFAEGFVRALAELHYQQHMPNGSEAQTNATTDMAPVSTVSDNGIPYSCTVRAEPPEYTNLGTFGRAVNSASAPTGERHSSASYTAVTSQNHLDPQRSAQHARLQAFKEEPQTVPEMTGETPPLSPIDMESQERIKAERKRMRNRVAASKCRKRKLERISRLEDRVKNLKTQHTELVSSANVLRDELALLKQKVMDHVNSGCQLILTQQLQSF, encoded by the coding sequence ATGCCTACCAAGATGGAAGCGACATTTTATGACGAATCCGTGAATGGCTCAAGTTCTCAGCACGGTGGAATGGGAGGATATGGATTTAATCCGAAAACTATGAAGCAGAGTATGACACTGAACCTAAACGACCCTAAAAATTTCAAACCTCAATTGCGAGCGAAAGCGATTGACATACTAACGTCCCCTGATGTGGGATTATTAAAACTAGCCTCTCCGGAACTAGAAAGACTTATAATACAGTCCTGCAATGGGCTGACTACTCCCACCCCTACTCAGTTTCTCTGTCCCAAGAACATCACAGACGAGCAGGAGGGGTTTGCTGAGGGATTTGTAAGGGCACTCGCGGAGCTTCATTATCAGCAACATATGCCCAATGGCTCGGAGGCGCAAACCAATGCAACCACAGACATGGCACCCGTATCTACTGTGTCCGACAATGGTATTCCGTACAGCTGCACTGTTCGTGCAGAGCCACCGGAATATACAAACTTGGGCACTTTCGGTCGGGCTGTAAACTCTGCGTCGGCACCTACTGGCGAAAGACACTCATCGGCCAGTTACACAGCCGTCACGTCCCAAAATCATCTGGACCCCCAGCGGTCAGCACAGCACGCGAGGCTACAAGCATTCAAAGAGGAGCCCCAAACGGTGCCCGAGATGACAGGCGAAACCCCACCACTATCTCCTATCGACATGGAAAGCCAGGAGCGGATCAAAGCCGAAAGAAAGCGCATGAGGAACAGGGTGGCCGCGTCCAAATGCCGGAAAAGGAAGCTGGAAAGGATTTCGAGGCTAGAGGACAGGGTCAAAAACCTGAAGACCCAGCACACAGAGTTGGTTTCCTCTGCCAACGTGCTACGGGATGAACTTGCACTTCTCAAACAAAAGGTCATGGACCACGTTAACAGTGGCTGCCAGCTCATTTTGACGCAGCAGCTCCAATCTTTTTGA
- the tada1 gene encoding transcriptional adapter 1, with amino-acid sequence MAAHSSELEIAKKNLTEVIGDNVKHYWANLKLWFKQKISKEEFDIEARRLLAQENVHVHNDFLLAILTRCQIIVSTPEGAGSLQWTVGSTSKPGKPKGKKKFSSRQKFDHRFQPQNPLSAAQPFSPREVGSEEEELRLSAHTLLLPTRGQLEARMMVTAFEVGLDNVTEDAVSSMVHAVEVHLKDVLTAIVTRRKAYRLRDGHFPYAFGSDVTPQPYLKNSLAAYHSVTECPPPSASLPAGPPPQVSPDEAEQQAALLLACSSDSIPAPLPPIGMFDLLEALQVHRGVMPSHTMYALNMERILSRLWHPSHEELEQDHVHRQRLAIKEGLLIS; translated from the exons ATGGCAGCCCATTCCAGTGAGCTTGAAATAGCAAAGAAAAATTTAACTGAAGTAATTGGTGATAATGTTAAGCA TTATTGGGCGAACTTGAAACTATGGTTCAAACAGAAGATAAGTAAGGAGGAGTTCGACATTGAAGCACGTCGTCTCCTGGCACAAGAAAACG TCCATGTTCATAATGACTTCCTCCTGGCCATTCTCACTCGCTGTCAGATCATCGTCTCAACACCAG AGGGAGCAGGGTCTCTACAGTGGACAGTGGGCTCCACCTCCAAGCCTGGCAAACCGAAGGGAAAAAAGAAATTCTCCTCTAGACAGAAATTTGAC CATCGTTTCCAGCCCCAGAACCCCCTGAGTGCAGCCCAGCCGTTCAGCCCCCGGGAGGTggggtcagaggaggaggagctgcgcCTGAGTGCCCACACCCTGCTGCTGCCCACTCGGGGCCAGCTAGAGGCCCGCATGATGGTAACGGCCTTTGAGGTGGGCCTGGACAACGTCACCGAGGACGCTGTCAGTAGCATGGTCCATGCTGTGGAG GTTCACTTGAAGGACGTCCTTACTGCTATAGTGACCCGGAGGAAAGCTTACCGACTACGGGATGGACATTTCCCCTATGCCTTTGGCAGTGATGTCACACCTCAGCCCTACCTAAAAAACAGCTTGGCTGCCTATCACAGTGTCACTGAATG cccccctccAAGTGCTTCGCTCCCCGCAGGCCCACCCCCACAAGTGTCCCCAGACGAGGCTGAGCAACAAGCcgccctcctcctggcctgctCCAGTGACAgcatccctgctcccctccctccaatcGGCATGTTCGATCTACTGGAAGCACTACAG GTTCACCGTGGCGTGATGCCCTCTCACACCATGTACGCCCTGAACATGGAGCGCATCCTGTCTCGGCTGTGGCACCCCAGCCACGAGGAGCTGGAGCAGGACCACGTGCACCGCCAGCGCCTCGCCATCAAGGAGGGCCTGCTCATCAGTTGA